The region ACTACTATTACTTCATTTTGGATATTTAAATGTAGAGCAACTCATTTATGGAATTGTAATCGTGTATGTATTCAGAACATTTATAATGAAACTCTACGCATTTAGCTTGAGACTACCAGTTTTAAAATGGTCAAAAATCCCTAATCTACAATCAGTTTTAAAATATTCTGCATTAATTATTATTGCAGGTTCTATTGCTAATATCATATTAGAGATAGACAAATTTATGTTAGGTCAATTTAAAGCACTAAATAATGTTGCTTACTACGGTGTGGCAATATATATAGCGACCGTTATAGGTGTTCCTGCAAGGTCTATGCACTTAATAACGCATCCATTGACTGCTAAATTATTAAATGATAAAGATAAATTTGGTTTAAAATCACTATACCAAAAAAGCTCACTTAATTTATTTATCATCAGCGGTTTTATTTTTTTGTGTATCATTATTAACATCAACCAATTATACTTACTTATACCACAAAATTATAGTGATGGGTTTACGGTAGTATTAGTCATTGGTTTAGCCAAGTTATTTGATAACCTTTTAGGTAATAATAATGCCATTTTGTTTAACAGCGATTATTACAGAATTGTACTTGTATTTGGTGTGGTTTTAGCTGTTATGACTGTAGTTTTGAATTTTTTATTGATACCAAAATTTGGTATCAATGGTGCAGCCTATGCAAGTTGTATTACCATATTTGTTTACAATACTATTAAGCTGATGTTTGTCTACAATAAATTTAATATACAACCTTTTACTTTAAGTACAATTAAGACCATGTTGCTTATAACTTTTTGTGGCTTATTATTATTTTATTGGGAATTTCCTTTTCATCCTATTATAAATATTGGCTTAAAAAGTATGATTTTAATATTTATTTATGGATGGTCTGTTTATAAGTTTAATTTATCTGAAGATATTACTAGTATATTAAAACGTTTTATTCCATAAAAAAACCTACAGCAATTGTTTTAGGGCAAACAACCGTTGTAGGTTTTGACTAATCAACTAAAATAGTTGTTTATTGTCTTCTTGATCTTGTACTTCTTGAATTAGAAGATGATGACCTAGATTTGTTTACTTTGTCTGTGCTTCTAGATCTACTAGCCTGAGGCTTACTATTTGTTCTGTTAGATCTATTACTAACTGTACTTCTAGTTCTAGGCTTAGATGTCGTAGCTTGATTATTTCTACTGGTTCTAGGCGCACTGTTAACGGTTCTATTACTTCGTGTTTTAGGTTTAGTTACCGTATTGTTTCTAGAAGTTCTAGGTTTGGTATTAGCATTACTATTACCTCTAGATCTAGGTTTACTAGTAGTTGTACTGTTTCCTCTAGTTCTTGGTGTACTATTAATGGTACCGTTGTTTCTAGTTTTGGGTTTTACAGTATTATTACCTCTATTTCGCGGTGTGCTATTAACACCAGTATTGTTTCTAGATCTAGGTTTACTGTTTACAGTACTATTTCCTCTAGTTCTAGGCGTAGAGTTTGTTGCTGTTGTACCTCTTTTTCTAGGTTTTGCAGCAGTAGTACTATTTCCCCTTGTACGAGGTGTACTGTTAACTCTAGGTTTTCTACCTTCGGTTCTAGATGCTAAAGCTCTGTTTCTCTTTATAATGTTACCTCTTCTACTAGCTACTGCAGTTCTACGTCTAAAGTTATTTACGTAAGGTCTATCAAATCTATATCTAATAGGTGTATAGAATTGTCTATAAGGTGTAGAATATAATACACAGTAGTTTACAGGTGGAATAACGTAATATGAGTGCCAAGGTCTAAACACATAAGCTCTGTTATATATGTTTATAAATCCAGTACAGTGAGAAAAACGGTTGTAACGGTTGTAGTGTACATAAAGTCCACCAACACGACTAACATAACCTCGAGTGTTGTAGTTTATAAATACGTTACCTACTTGAGTTACACGACCATAATAATCATAATATACTGGAGTGTTTTCAACTTGAATAACAGCACCAAACTCATCATACTGCACGTAAGCACCATAATCGTAACCCGTGTTAAAGCTAATACTTGTGTTTCGGTTTCTTATTGATACGTTTACATTAGGTCCATAATTTGGCATGTAAAAATCAAATTGACCATCTGGAAAAACAGAAAACTCAAT is a window of Olleya sp. YS DNA encoding:
- a CDS encoding polysaccharide biosynthesis C-terminal domain-containing protein; amino-acid sequence: MGIVINQSIKNTVITYIGFAIGAINVIFLYTKFLSEAYFGLITFILSTANILMPLMAFGTHNTIVKFYSAFKTRQSQNGFLTLMLILPLVIIIPAGLITHVAYDTISNWLAKENIVIKDYTWLIYICAIMFAYFEVFYAWSRVQLQSVFGNFMKEVFHRVCITILLLLLHFGYLNVEQLIYGIVIVYVFRTFIMKLYAFSLRLPVLKWSKIPNLQSVLKYSALIIIAGSIANIILEIDKFMLGQFKALNNVAYYGVAIYIATVIGVPARSMHLITHPLTAKLLNDKDKFGLKSLYQKSSLNLFIISGFIFLCIIININQLYLLIPQNYSDGFTVVLVIGLAKLFDNLLGNNNAILFNSDYYRIVLVFGVVLAVMTVVLNFLLIPKFGINGAAYASCITIFVYNTIKLMFVYNKFNIQPFTLSTIKTMLLITFCGLLLFYWEFPFHPIINIGLKSMILIFIYGWSVYKFNLSEDITSILKRFIP